The Candidatus Eisenbacteria bacterium DNA segment CCGGAGCGCGGAAGCGCGAAGGGAGATCCGCGGCCGCAGTAGGAAACGTGTGCATGATCCAGGCTAGCTCGCTGGGGGACGGTTCACGATGCTCGCGAACCGCGGGCGCTCGCGAAGGGGACCCCAAAGAGGATCGAGGCGGAGAACAACCGGCGTAATCCGCGATGGGATCGAGACGAGCCGCTCGATCTCGTCGATCGCCTGATCGTAGGCGCCCACCTTCATGCAAACTTGCGCGTACTCCTCGACCCGGTAGGGTCCGCTCACCGCGTCCCTATCGACCGGAAGGAGATCGATGGCCGTCTTCCCCTCGCGAAGAGCCGCCTCCCGCTCCCCGAGCCCGGCGTAGGCGAGCGCGAGCAGACCGCGGAGGTACGAAGATCCGGGTTGTCTCCGAAGGCTTCGCTCGATGATCGTTCGCGCCGAGTCGGCCCGCGAACGCGACGTCACCGTCTCGTTCCTCAAGGCGCACATCTCGGCCTTATAGAGGAGGCAGTAGGCGGAGTCGGAGGCGGTGTCGACCCCCGGCGTGTCGAGGCGGAGCGATCCGCACACCCTCTCGAAAGGCCCCGGGATCACGCGGATGAGGAAGAGCGGTGTCGGGCCGAGGAACTCCGAGGCCGGGATGTGCGCGATCACGTCCTCGAGAACGCGCCCGGCCCGCTCCGTGCTCCCGTCCCATTCGAGATAGAGAAGCGCCTTGTCGATGTACGGGTAAACAATTTCCGGTTCAAGCGCGATCGCTCGATCGAGAGCGATCTCCGCGTCGGCGTGGCGGCCGATGCGGACCAAGCTCTGCCCGAGCGTGTGGTTCAGGGTCGGATCGCGCGGGGAGAGCTCGAGGGCCATCCGGAGATCGGCGACCGCCCCGTCCCAATCCCCCTGCCGGCGGCGGATCCATCCGATCGCGGAGATCGCCTCCACCTCGTTCGGCCGCCCTCTCTGGACCGTCTGAAAGTGCACGAGCGCCCGCGCGAAGTCGCGTCTTCCATAGTAATGAAGCTCGCCGAGAGCCATGTGCGTTTCCGGGAGGTCGGGCGCAAGCCGCTCGGCCTCTCCCGCGGCCTGCTCCGCTCCGGCGAGCTCCGCCTCGTGGCCGTAGTTCCACTTGATCCAGATCCGCGCGCGGGCGAGAGCCGCCCACGCGACCGCGAATCCGGAATCGATCGCCACCGCCTTTTCGAACAGCGCGATCGCGTTCCGGCTGTCCTCTTCCGTGAGCCGCCTGCGGTAGGCATCGCCCCCGCGGAGGTAGTACTCGTACGCCTCGAGGCTCTCCGTCGGCTTCGACTGCACGTTCCGCCGCTCCGGCTCGAGGAGGGCGATGTCGAGCTTTCGCGCCACGTGCTCGGCGATCTCCGACTGCACGCGGAAGACCTCCGTCATCTCGACGTCGTAGTGATCCGCCCAGATGCTCGTGTCGTCCGAGACCCGAATGAGGCTCGGGGTCACCCGAAGGGGGCTCTTCGGATCGGCGGGGCGCTCGCGCTGGATCGTCCCCTCGAGAACGTAGTCCGCCCCGAGCTCCTCGCCGATCGCGCGGACCGTCTTGTCGCTCCTCTTGTACTGCATCGCGCTCTGCCGGGAGAGAACGCCGAGGCCGTGGATCCCGGCGAGGCGCGCCGTGATCGCGTCCGTGATCCCGTCGGCGAAGTACTCGTCCTCGGCCGGCCCCCGGTTCTCGAGCGGGAGCACGACGAGCATCGGACGCTTCGGAGCGGCGGAGCGCATCGAGGGGAGGCGCACCGCGACGAGGCCGGCCGCGACCGCGAGAAGAACGGCGGCGGCGAGAAGAAGCGGAACGCGAACCCCCCTCCCTCCCCCCCGAGCTTCCGCGGCCGGACGTGCGGCGGTCCTATCCGCCGTGTCGGGCGAGCGGAGCGCGGCGGCGAGCTCCTCCGCGGAGGAAAACCGAAGACCGGGTTCCTTCTGGATGCAGCGCACCGCGATCAGGGCGACCTCGATCGGAACGTCCGGACGGGCCTCCTCGAGCGCCTGCGGATCTTCGTTGAGGATTGAATAAATGACGGCTTGCTCGTAGTCGCTCCGGAACGGCGCGCGGCCGGCGAGCATCTCGTAGAGCACGACCCCGAGCGACCAGATGTCGGTCCGCGCGTCGACCTCCTCGCCGCGCGCCTGCTCGGGAGACATGTAGGCGATCGTGCCGACCGTCGTGCCGACCTGGGTCAGGTTCGACGCGGCGCCGAGCTTCGCGAGCCCGAAGTCGAGGATCTTCGCCTGGCCGTCCTTCGTCAGGAAGATGTTTTCCGGTTTGATGTCGCGGTGGACGACGCCCCCCCCATGCGCCTTCGCGAGCCCCTCGGCGACCTGGCGGGCGATGCGGCTCGCCTCGTCGACCGGAAGCGACCCGCGCCGGATGCGGCTTCGAAGCGTCTCCCCCTCGTAGAGGGCCATGCAGATGAAGAGCTCGCCGGCGGCGGTCGTGTCGATC contains these protein-coding regions:
- a CDS encoding protein kinase, with product MVGQTVSHYRILDRLGEGGMGVVYKAEDLKLGRIVALKFLPPALTRDEEAKTRFVQEARAASALDHPSICTIHEIDTTAAGELFICMALYEGETLRSRIRRGSLPVDEASRIARQVAEGLAKAHGGGVVHRDIKPENIFLTKDGQAKILDFGLAKLGAASNLTQVGTTVGTIAYMSPEQARGEEVDARTDIWSLGVVLYEMLAGRAPFRSDYEQAVIYSILNEDPQALEEARPDVPIEVALIAVRCIQKEPGLRFSSAEELAAALRSPDTADRTAARPAAEARGGGRGVRVPLLLAAAVLLAVAAGLVAVRLPSMRSAAPKRPMLVVLPLENRGPAEDEYFADGITDAITARLAGIHGLGVLSRQSAMQYKRSDKTVRAIGEELGADYVLEGTIQRERPADPKSPLRVTPSLIRVSDDTSIWADHYDVEMTEVFRVQSEIAEHVARKLDIALLEPERRNVQSKPTESLEAYEYYLRGGDAYRRRLTEEDSRNAIALFEKAVAIDSGFAVAWAALARARIWIKWNYGHEAELAGAEQAAGEAERLAPDLPETHMALGELHYYGRRDFARALVHFQTVQRGRPNEVEAISAIGWIRRRQGDWDGAVADLRMALELSPRDPTLNHTLGQSLVRIGRHADAEIALDRAIALEPEIVYPYIDKALLYLEWDGSTERAGRVLEDVIAHIPASEFLGPTPLFLIRVIPGPFERVCGSLRLDTPGVDTASDSAYCLLYKAEMCALRNETVTSRSRADSARTIIERSLRRQPGSSYLRGLLALAYAGLGEREAALREGKTAIDLLPVDRDAVSGPYRVEEYAQVCMKVGAYDQAIDEIERLVSIPSRITPVVLRLDPLWGPLRERPRFASIVNRPPAS